The following coding sequences lie in one Polynucleobacter necessarius genomic window:
- a CDS encoding formate dehydrogenase accessory sulfurtransferase FdhD, which translates to MAVKPTIQMSNASVPLVHEVEVLDEAGRKKLTHIPGERPLTIYLDKREVVTLMTLGSAPEALVLGYLRNQRLVGSPDDIESIQVDWETDSAAVKTRRSTVDIDALTSKRVVTTGCGQGTMFGGLIEEMAEIRLPDGPLLAQEAIFSLVDTIRIHDTIYKKSGSVHACAVFERDVEHGVRLLHFIEDVGRHNAVDSISGLMWLANKPGRDLIFFTTGRLTSEMVIKGAQMGIPFLLTRSGVTLMGLELARKTNLTILSRCSGKHFEIYNAPERVVFTPKTP; encoded by the coding sequence ATGGCCGTAAAACCTACTATCCAAATGTCTAATGCCTCCGTGCCCTTGGTGCACGAGGTTGAGGTATTGGATGAGGCAGGCCGCAAGAAGCTCACCCATATTCCTGGAGAGCGTCCCTTAACGATCTATCTAGATAAGCGCGAAGTGGTTACTTTGATGACCTTGGGAAGCGCTCCTGAGGCCTTGGTGCTGGGCTATCTGCGTAATCAGCGCCTCGTGGGGTCACCCGATGATATTGAGAGTATCCAGGTTGACTGGGAAACAGATTCCGCGGCGGTGAAGACGCGCCGAAGTACAGTCGACATTGATGCTCTAACTAGCAAGCGCGTTGTGACAACCGGTTGCGGTCAGGGGACCATGTTTGGCGGGCTGATCGAGGAGATGGCAGAGATTCGCCTGCCTGATGGCCCATTGTTAGCCCAAGAGGCAATATTTAGCCTGGTAGATACTATTCGCATTCACGACACAATCTACAAAAAGTCTGGCTCTGTACATGCTTGTGCCGTATTTGAACGTGATGTTGAACATGGGGTTCGTCTGCTGCACTTCATTGAAGATGTGGGTCGTCATAATGCGGTCGATTCTATTTCGGGCTTGATGTGGCTTGCCAATAAGCCCGGCAGGGATCTGATCTTCTTTACCACTGGGCGTCTCACCTCTGAAATGGTGATCAAGGGCGCTCAGATGGGCATCCCCTTCCTTCTCACCCGTTCCGGAGTGACCTTGATGGGGCTTGAGTTGGCACGCAAAACCAATCTCACGATCCTCTCACGTTGCTCCGGTAAACACTTTGAGATCTACAACGCCCCTGAGCGGGTCGTTTTTACCCCAAAAACCCCATAA
- the argH gene encoding argininosuccinate lyase, producing the protein MSSSKNSLANKAQAWSARFAEPVDELVQRYTASIGFDQRFAMVDIAGSLAHAQMLANQKIISAQDLTDIQKGMAQIKNEIESGQFEWQLALEDVHLNIEARLTALVGDAGKRLHTGRSRNDQVATDLRLWLRDSVDEIATTLKALRIALLDLAEKHAATIMPGHTHLQVAQPITFGHHLMAYYEMFSRDASRLADLRARFNRLPLGAAALAGTTYPIDREQVAKILGFDGICNNSLDAVSDRDFAIEFCAFAAILMMHISRLSEELILWLSPRFGFIDLPDRFCTGSSIMPQKKNPDVPELARGKTGRVYGDLISLLTLMKSQPLAYNKDNQEDKEPLFDAVDTVQDTLRIFADMIPHIEVKAEVIKAAAEEGFATATDLADYLVKKGLAFRDAHEAVAHAVKACASRNCMLTDLSLSELRFACGLDSRPELISDDVFALLTVDGSVQSRQHAGGTSPAQVLAAIKRGRADL; encoded by the coding sequence ATGAGCTCATCTAAAAATTCCCTTGCCAACAAAGCCCAAGCTTGGTCGGCCCGTTTTGCAGAACCCGTTGACGAACTGGTTCAACGTTATACAGCCTCTATTGGCTTTGATCAACGCTTTGCCATGGTTGATATTGCTGGCTCCCTGGCTCACGCGCAAATGCTGGCGAATCAAAAGATTATCAGCGCCCAAGATTTAACCGATATTCAAAAGGGTATGGCTCAGATTAAAAACGAAATTGAGTCTGGGCAATTTGAATGGCAATTGGCACTTGAAGATGTACACCTCAATATTGAAGCTCGTCTTACTGCATTAGTCGGTGATGCTGGGAAACGTCTGCATACCGGTCGCTCGCGTAATGACCAAGTAGCCACTGATTTACGTCTCTGGTTGCGTGACAGTGTTGATGAGATTGCTACTACGCTCAAAGCCTTGCGCATTGCTCTTTTAGATCTAGCTGAAAAACATGCAGCCACGATCATGCCAGGGCATACGCATTTGCAAGTGGCACAACCGATTACGTTTGGTCATCACTTGATGGCTTACTATGAAATGTTTAGCCGTGATGCTAGCCGCTTAGCCGACCTACGTGCGCGCTTTAATCGTCTACCATTAGGTGCAGCAGCATTAGCTGGCACTACCTATCCGATTGATCGTGAGCAAGTAGCCAAGATTCTTGGCTTTGACGGTATCTGCAATAACTCCCTAGATGCCGTATCAGATCGCGACTTTGCTATTGAGTTCTGTGCGTTTGCTGCTATTTTGATGATGCACATTTCTCGTCTATCAGAAGAGTTGATTCTGTGGCTAAGCCCACGCTTTGGATTTATTGACTTACCAGATCGCTTTTGCACTGGCAGCTCCATCATGCCGCAAAAGAAGAATCCAGACGTTCCTGAATTAGCCCGCGGCAAGACTGGTCGAGTCTATGGTGACTTAATTTCTTTATTGACCTTGATGAAGAGTCAGCCACTGGCTTACAACAAAGATAATCAAGAAGACAAAGAGCCTCTGTTTGATGCTGTAGATACTGTTCAAGACACCTTGCGCATCTTCGCCGACATGATTCCCCACATTGAAGTCAAAGCCGAGGTCATAAAAGCGGCTGCCGAAGAAGGTTTTGCTACCGCCACCGACTTAGCAGACTATCTCGTAAAAAAAGGGTTGGCATTTCGAGATGCACACGAAGCAGTAGCGCATGCCGTTAAAGCATGCGCTAGTAGAAACTGCATGTTGACCGACCTGAGTCTTTCTGAACTGCGCTTTGCTTGTGGTTTAGATAGCCGCCCTGAACTGATCAGTGATGATGTTTTTGCATTACTCACTGTCGATGGCTCAGTACAGTCTCGTCAACATGCCGGCGGAACTTCGCCAGCACAGGTTCTAGCGGCTATTAAACGGGGTCGCGCAGATCTCTAA
- the dcd gene encoding dCTP deaminase — MTIKSDHWIRRMGEQGMISPFEPGQVRQDPAGNKIVSYGTSSYGYDIRCADEFKIFTNINSTIVDPKNFDEQSFVDFKGDVCIIPPNSFALARTVEYFKIPRSVLTVCVGKSTYARCGIIVNVTPFEPEWEGYVTLEFSNTTPLPAKIYAGEGCAQVLFFESDEVCGTSYKDRGGKYQGQRGVTLPKT; from the coding sequence ATGACTATTAAATCTGACCACTGGATCCGCCGCATGGGTGAGCAAGGCATGATCAGCCCATTTGAGCCTGGGCAAGTTCGCCAAGACCCTGCAGGCAACAAAATTGTGAGCTACGGCACCTCAAGCTACGGCTATGACATTCGTTGCGCGGACGAATTTAAGATCTTCACCAACATCAACAGCACGATTGTTGATCCCAAGAATTTCGATGAACAATCTTTTGTCGACTTTAAGGGTGATGTTTGCATAATTCCTCCCAATTCATTTGCATTGGCAAGAACCGTAGAGTATTTCAAGATTCCTCGTAGCGTATTAACTGTATGTGTGGGTAAGAGTACCTATGCGCGTTGCGGAATTATTGTGAACGTCACTCCATTTGAGCCTGAGTGGGAAGGCTATGTGACATTAGAATTTTCCAATACCACTCCATTGCCTGCAAAAATTTATGCAGGTGAGGGTTGCGCTCAAGTTCTCTTCTTTGAAAGTGATGAGGTGTGCGGCACTTCTTATAAAGATCGTGGCGGCAAGTATCAAGGTCAGCGGGGTGTAACCCTGCCTAAGACTTAA
- a CDS encoding DUF3460 family protein: MARYQSEFTQFLNELKSEKPNLEAEQQAGRALLWDKESLTVEDQRRAKAAKVKQRAYVYSND, translated from the coding sequence ATGGCAAGATATCAATCTGAATTCACCCAGTTCTTAAACGAGCTGAAATCTGAGAAGCCTAATCTCGAGGCAGAGCAGCAAGCAGGTCGCGCCCTACTTTGGGATAAAGAATCTTTGACGGTTGAGGATCAGCGCCGCGCTAAAGCAGCCAAAGTAAAACAACGCGCCTACGTTTACTCGAATGACTGA
- a CDS encoding TRAP transporter small permease subunit — translation MGFWTKLSKGIDRINQLLGSAASIMILLSCIVSAGNALLRYGFDISNNWPLELQWYLFSAAVMLGSAYTLKRNEHVRVDLIYSHLSARGRLWVDLFGLACFLLPACLLFSWLSWTTLFYPSWLVMEGSLNSGGLARYPIKFIVPFGFFMLSLQGLSEIIKRIGALKGDITLPTEDLHYEKPMQ, via the coding sequence ATGGGGTTCTGGACTAAGCTCTCTAAGGGTATTGATCGCATCAATCAACTGCTAGGCAGCGCTGCCAGCATCATGATTCTGCTCTCTTGCATAGTATCAGCAGGCAATGCCTTACTCCGCTATGGTTTTGACATTAGCAATAACTGGCCTCTAGAGTTGCAGTGGTACCTATTTAGCGCTGCAGTGATGCTGGGCTCTGCTTACACCCTCAAACGCAATGAGCATGTGCGTGTTGATCTGATCTACTCACATCTCTCTGCTCGCGGCAGACTTTGGGTTGATCTGTTTGGTTTAGCTTGCTTCCTATTGCCTGCTTGTTTGTTATTTAGCTGGCTCTCTTGGACAACGCTCTTTTACCCATCCTGGTTAGTCATGGAAGGTTCATTAAATTCTGGTGGCTTGGCGCGTTACCCCATTAAATTTATCGTGCCTTTTGGATTCTTCATGTTGAGCCTACAAGGTCTCTCAGAAATCATTAAACGAATCGGCGCATTAAAAGGCGACATTACTTTACCAACCGAAGATCTTCATTACGAAAAGCCGATGCAATGA
- a CDS encoding arginine/lysine/ornithine decarboxylase, with translation MKFRFPIIIIDEDFRSENISGSGIRDLAEAIENEGMEVIGLTSYGDLTSFAQQASRASTFIVSIDDEEFIGDSEDHDLPALNNLRAFITEVRKRNEDIPIFLYGETRTSRHMPNDILRELHGFIHMNEDTLEFVARHIIREAKVYLDSLAPPFFRALTNYASEGSYSWHCPGHSGGVAFLKSPVGRMFHQFFGENTLRADVCNAVEELGQLLDHTGPVLQSERNAARIFNADHLFFVTNGTSTSNKIVWHSTVAPGDVVLVDRNCHKSVIHSITMMGAIPIFLMPTRNHLGIIGPIPKEEFEWKNIKKKIDANPFIKNKNVVPRVMTLTQSTYDGIVYNVEMIKEMLDGKVDSLHFDEAWLPHAAFHPFYKNMHAIGSDRKRTKKSLMFATQSTHKLLAGLSQASQVLVQDAEDTKLDRDCFNEAYLMHTSTSPQYAIIASCDVSAAMMESPGGTTLVEESIAEAMDFRRAMREVDDKFGADWWFKVWGPDHLADEGIGERSDWILEPNASWHDFGKLAQDFNMLDPIKATVVTPGLDIEGNFGSMGIPASIVTKYLAEHGVIVEKCGLYSFFIMFTIGITKGRWNTLLTELQQFKDHIDKNAPLWKVLPEFVAKHPRYERVGLKDICQQIHEFYKSRDVARMTTEMYTSDMEPAMMPSEAWAKMAHKQVDRVPLDQLDGRVTAMLVTPYPPGIPLLIPGERFNKRIVDYLFFARDFNEKFPGFETDIHGLVKGEVDGHSEYYVDCVRQEHDITL, from the coding sequence ATGAAATTTCGTTTCCCAATCATCATTATTGATGAGGACTTCCGTTCCGAAAATATTTCGGGTTCCGGTATTCGTGATCTTGCCGAGGCAATCGAGAATGAAGGCATGGAGGTAATCGGATTAACTAGTTATGGTGACTTAACTTCATTTGCTCAGCAGGCCTCCCGCGCCTCAACTTTTATTGTTTCGATCGACGATGAAGAATTTATTGGTGATTCGGAGGATCATGATCTCCCTGCACTAAATAATTTACGTGCTTTTATTACTGAAGTTCGTAAGCGTAATGAAGATATTCCAATCTTCTTGTATGGTGAAACTCGTACCTCACGTCATATGCCAAATGACATCTTGCGGGAGCTGCATGGGTTCATTCATATGAATGAAGACACGCTAGAGTTTGTAGCGCGGCACATTATTCGTGAAGCAAAGGTGTATTTAGATTCATTGGCGCCACCATTCTTCCGTGCATTGACCAATTACGCATCAGAGGGTTCCTACTCTTGGCATTGCCCAGGCCACTCTGGCGGCGTAGCGTTCTTAAAAAGTCCCGTGGGCCGTATGTTCCATCAATTCTTTGGTGAGAACACGTTACGTGCTGACGTCTGCAATGCTGTAGAAGAATTGGGTCAGCTACTCGACCATACAGGACCAGTTCTACAAAGTGAGCGTAATGCTGCGCGCATCTTTAATGCTGATCATTTATTCTTTGTCACTAACGGTACATCAACCTCGAATAAAATTGTTTGGCACTCTACTGTCGCTCCTGGCGATGTTGTGTTGGTTGACCGTAATTGCCATAAATCGGTGATTCATTCGATCACCATGATGGGCGCGATTCCCATTTTCTTAATGCCCACCCGAAATCATCTCGGCATTATTGGTCCGATCCCAAAAGAAGAGTTTGAGTGGAAAAACATTAAGAAAAAAATTGATGCTAATCCCTTCATCAAAAACAAGAATGTTGTACCCCGAGTGATGACCCTGACTCAGAGTACTTACGACGGCATTGTTTACAACGTTGAGATGATTAAGGAGATGCTCGACGGCAAAGTCGATTCACTACATTTTGATGAAGCCTGGTTACCGCATGCTGCGTTCCATCCTTTTTACAAAAATATGCATGCGATTGGATCTGATCGCAAGCGTACTAAGAAGAGTTTGATGTTTGCTACCCAGTCTACTCATAAACTATTAGCTGGCTTATCGCAGGCTTCCCAGGTATTGGTTCAGGATGCAGAAGATACTAAGCTCGATCGTGACTGCTTTAATGAAGCCTATTTGATGCATACCTCGACCAGTCCACAGTACGCGATTATTGCTTCATGTGACGTATCTGCCGCCATGATGGAGTCTCCAGGTGGCACCACCTTGGTTGAGGAGTCTATTGCAGAAGCAATGGACTTCCGTCGTGCAATGCGCGAAGTGGATGATAAGTTTGGTGCTGATTGGTGGTTTAAGGTTTGGGGCCCAGATCACCTAGCCGATGAAGGTATTGGTGAGCGTTCAGATTGGATCTTGGAGCCTAATGCAAGTTGGCATGACTTTGGCAAACTCGCTCAAGATTTCAATATGCTTGATCCGATCAAGGCAACCGTGGTTACTCCTGGTTTAGATATTGAAGGTAACTTTGGTTCTATGGGAATTCCTGCGAGTATTGTGACCAAGTACTTGGCCGAGCATGGCGTGATCGTGGAGAAGTGCGGCCTGTATTCCTTCTTCATTATGTTCACGATTGGGATTACCAAGGGGCGTTGGAATACTTTACTTACTGAGTTACAGCAATTTAAGGATCACATTGATAAGAACGCTCCCTTGTGGAAAGTATTGCCAGAGTTTGTCGCCAAGCACCCACGATATGAACGCGTTGGCCTAAAGGATATTTGTCAGCAAATTCATGAGTTCTATAAGAGTCGTGATGTAGCGCGTATGACTACGGAGATGTATACCTCTGATATGGAGCCGGCTATGATGCCTTCTGAGGCATGGGCAAAGATGGCACATAAGCAGGTCGATCGTGTACCACTCGATCAATTAGATGGGCGTGTTACTGCAATGTTGGTAACTCCATATCCTCCGGGTATTCCGCTTTTGATTCCTGGCGAACGCTTTAACAAGCGGATTGTGGATTATCTATTCTTCGCAAGAGACTTCAATGAGAAGTTCCCAGGCTTTGAGACCGACATCCATGGATTAGTAAAGGGCGAAGTAGATGGCCATAGCGAGTACTACGTGGATTGCGTCAGACAAGAGCACGATATCACCTTGTAA
- a CDS encoding potassium channel family protein, protein MDKFPFGRRPERINLDEYRATLTRSAVARPENNFYHWLLGTSWTKFLLLVICVYLGTNLLFAYAYLACGPGAITNTKPNSLIDVFYFSVQTMATIGYGQMTPVGHWPNSIVTFEAFFGLFIQR, encoded by the coding sequence GTGGATAAATTCCCTTTTGGTCGCCGCCCAGAGCGGATCAATCTGGATGAATATCGCGCCACTTTGACGCGTTCAGCGGTTGCGCGCCCCGAGAACAATTTTTACCATTGGCTGCTAGGCACTTCATGGACTAAGTTTTTGCTTCTAGTCATCTGTGTTTATTTGGGAACTAATCTCCTATTTGCTTATGCATACTTGGCTTGCGGACCAGGCGCAATTACCAATACCAAACCTAATTCCTTGATTGATGTTTTTTACTTCAGCGTCCAAACCATGGCGACGATCGGATATGGACAAATGACCCCAGTGGGTCATTGGCCTAATTCCATTGTGACCTTTGAAGCTTTTTTTGGATTGTTTATTCAGCGCTAA
- a CDS encoding DEAD/DEAH box helicase translates to MTFSKETKHEPKDISRDSKSAGSEFQNFALAASLLKNVAELGFTQATPVQAQVIPAALAGGDLLVSSQTGSGKTAAFLLPLINQLIESNPNNSPVPGRAQPKVLVLCPTRELAQQVAADAVNLVRGMKGIRIATVMGGMPYGKQIQALKGALLVVATPGRLLDLCDSKAIRLDDVKQLVIDEADRMLDMGFAEDLEAIDKRCPSRDQTLMFSATFAPKIMSLANELTTDAKRIELAHAGEKHANIEQKLHWADSMSHKHKLLEHILADASLDQAVVFASTQVESEKIANTLRANGYEATALHGAMPQAVRMRRLESLRKGHTKILVATDVAARGIDVPRISHVINFGLPMKPEDYAHRIGRTGRAGRNGVAITLVEHRDRAKIRNIERFTQQDIVASVIAGLEPQAKPSFGSGGGRSGGGFGGNRSGGGGGRYGSGARSESRFGGGGNAGGGRSGDSRPARSADSRPARSGDSRPTGPRFAKPKSGGQRRNFSGN, encoded by the coding sequence ATGACTTTTTCTAAAGAAACTAAACACGAGCCGAAAGACATCAGTCGAGACTCAAAGAGCGCTGGATCTGAATTCCAGAATTTCGCCCTAGCGGCATCACTCCTTAAAAACGTTGCTGAACTGGGTTTTACCCAAGCCACTCCAGTTCAAGCTCAGGTTATTCCTGCAGCATTAGCTGGTGGTGACTTGTTGGTCAGTAGCCAAACCGGTAGCGGTAAAACCGCAGCTTTTTTATTGCCTTTGATTAATCAGCTGATCGAAAGCAACCCGAATAATTCGCCTGTACCAGGTCGCGCTCAACCTAAGGTGTTGGTTCTCTGCCCTACTCGTGAATTAGCTCAACAGGTTGCCGCCGATGCAGTGAACTTAGTTCGTGGCATGAAAGGCATTCGTATTGCCACTGTGATGGGTGGCATGCCTTACGGTAAACAAATCCAAGCATTGAAAGGTGCGTTGTTAGTTGTTGCAACTCCAGGTCGTTTACTCGACTTGTGCGACAGCAAAGCTATTCGCTTAGATGATGTTAAACAACTCGTGATTGACGAGGCTGATCGCATGCTTGACATGGGATTTGCTGAAGATCTCGAGGCGATTGATAAACGTTGCCCTAGTCGTGATCAAACTTTGATGTTCTCTGCAACTTTTGCGCCAAAGATTATGTCTTTAGCAAATGAGTTGACTACAGATGCCAAGCGTATTGAGCTTGCTCACGCGGGTGAAAAGCACGCCAACATTGAGCAGAAGCTGCACTGGGCTGACAGCATGTCACACAAGCACAAGCTTCTTGAGCACATTTTGGCTGATGCCTCTTTGGATCAAGCGGTAGTGTTTGCAAGCACTCAAGTTGAGAGCGAAAAGATTGCTAATACATTGCGTGCCAACGGCTATGAAGCTACTGCCTTGCATGGTGCAATGCCTCAAGCTGTACGTATGCGTCGTCTTGAGTCTTTACGAAAGGGGCATACTAAGATTTTGGTTGCAACCGACGTAGCGGCCCGTGGTATTGATGTGCCACGCATCAGTCACGTGATTAACTTTGGCTTGCCAATGAAACCTGAAGATTACGCGCACCGTATCGGTCGTACTGGTCGTGCAGGTCGCAATGGTGTAGCAATCACTTTGGTTGAACATCGTGATCGCGCAAAGATTCGCAATATCGAGCGCTTTACGCAGCAAGACATTGTGGCTTCAGTCATCGCTGGTCTTGAGCCACAAGCTAAGCCAAGCTTTGGTAGTGGCGGTGGTCGCTCAGGTGGCGGCTTTGGCGGCAATCGTTCTGGTGGCGGCGGTGGTCGCTACGGATCAGGGGCTCGCTCAGAGTCTCGTTTCGGCGGTGGCGGTAATGCTGGTGGTGGTCGCTCAGGCGATTCACGTCCTGCGCGTTCTGCTGACTCACGTCCGGCTCGTTCTGGTGATTCACGTCCAACAGGTCCTCGCTTTGCTAAACCAAAGTCTGGCGGTCAACGTCGTAACTTTAGCGGCAACTAA
- a CDS encoding chorismate--pyruvate lyase family protein — protein sequence MLHRNRLRSAWNRVGSGGIHRAPRKWQPWLSDTGSLTQKIEKVIGQKLEVQVLRDCPQTLNSDESRYFHLRIRRCRVREVLLCANGIPLVMAHSVIPTASSSGSNHQILPLGKKPLGAVLFNKTRKHSEAKPPEKLRA from the coding sequence ATGCTTCACCGTAATCGTCTCCGTTCTGCATGGAATCGAGTCGGTTCCGGTGGCATTCATCGGGCGCCACGTAAGTGGCAACCCTGGTTAAGCGATACCGGATCTTTAACTCAAAAAATTGAGAAGGTAATTGGGCAAAAACTAGAAGTTCAAGTTTTGCGCGATTGTCCTCAAACCTTAAATAGCGACGAGAGTCGCTATTTTCATTTGCGCATTAGACGCTGTAGGGTTCGCGAAGTATTACTTTGTGCTAACGGCATCCCTTTAGTGATGGCGCATAGCGTTATTCCCACTGCTAGCTCCAGTGGTAGCAACCATCAGATTCTGCCCTTGGGCAAGAAGCCTTTGGGGGCGGTCTTATTTAACAAAACTCGCAAACACTCCGAGGCCAAGCCCCCCGAGAAATTGCGCGCTTAG
- a CDS encoding uroporphyrinogen-III synthase, with product MSIKTIVITRPSGQARQLIEVLTQAIERSGVAQRSLPQILSLPLLTIVPKADDQLADQIATALSDADLAIFVSPNAIESVMRLLGRDWQGFSKKVIPIGVMGGSSHLALKNHGIGQEEVPTPIIIPKNNDNWDSEGLWHELQALGWSWQDKKVVIFKGEGGRDWLADTLKNAGTRVEAISTYTRIPLDIDNPSWHAIHEMDFSKSLWLLTSSEAVRYLGEVAQEQFPESLAVASALCPHHNISDAAERIGFGEVFTTLPGDEALMKAALAWLTI from the coding sequence ATGAGTATCAAGACGATTGTGATCACCAGGCCAAGTGGTCAAGCACGTCAATTGATCGAGGTACTGACGCAAGCTATTGAGCGTAGCGGCGTTGCTCAGCGCAGTCTTCCGCAAATACTCTCTTTGCCATTGCTCACAATTGTTCCAAAAGCGGATGATCAATTGGCTGACCAGATTGCCACGGCATTAAGTGATGCTGACCTGGCGATTTTTGTGAGCCCAAATGCAATCGAGAGTGTGATGCGTCTGCTGGGAAGAGATTGGCAAGGCTTTTCAAAAAAAGTGATCCCAATTGGTGTCATGGGTGGTAGCAGTCATCTCGCCCTGAAAAATCATGGCATTGGCCAGGAAGAAGTGCCAACACCCATCATCATTCCTAAAAACAATGACAACTGGGACTCTGAGGGCTTATGGCATGAGCTTCAGGCGCTGGGGTGGAGTTGGCAAGATAAGAAAGTAGTCATCTTTAAGGGTGAGGGTGGGCGTGATTGGTTAGCTGATACCTTAAAAAATGCCGGCACGAGAGTGGAAGCGATTTCTACATATACTCGCATTCCTTTGGATATTGATAACCCCTCATGGCATGCAATTCACGAGATGGATTTCTCCAAGTCACTTTGGCTATTAACCTCCTCAGAGGCAGTGCGCTATTTAGGTGAAGTAGCGCAAGAACAATTTCCAGAAAGCCTTGCAGTGGCTAGTGCTTTATGTCCGCATCACAATATTTCAGATGCAGCCGAGCGTATTGGGTTTGGTGAGGTCTTTACGACGCTGCCTGGTGATGAGGCTCTGATGAAAGCCGCTTTAGCTTGGCTAACTATTTAG
- the hemC gene encoding hydroxymethylbilane synthase codes for MSQTLNSSHSAAPHVPPKRLVIASRESRLAMWQAEHVQECLKRLYPDCDVQILGMTTRGDQILDRALSKVGGKGLFVKELETALEDGRADLAVHSLKDVPMVMPEGFDLSCVMAREDARDAFVSNDYASLEELPNGAIVGTSSLRRESVLRAKFPHLVIQPLRGNLDTRMGKLDRGEYQAIILAAAGLKRLGLDSRIRAYLPYDPYTPAAGQGALGIETLSKHPSIKDWLAPLNDLPTLLAVSAERMVSRQLGGSCEVPLAAHATWDQQQMHIRSFVASTDGKAICLASGNAKVTCVADAEALGLAVAKDLLAQGAADLIPNFTK; via the coding sequence ATGTCCCAAACCCTGAATTCTTCGCATTCTGCTGCTCCCCACGTTCCCCCAAAGCGCTTAGTGATTGCTTCCCGGGAGAGTCGCTTGGCCATGTGGCAGGCGGAGCATGTCCAAGAATGCCTTAAAAGGCTTTACCCAGACTGTGATGTGCAAATTTTGGGGATGACTACCCGTGGCGACCAGATTCTGGACCGAGCCCTCTCTAAAGTGGGTGGCAAAGGTCTTTTTGTGAAGGAGTTGGAAACGGCTTTAGAGGATGGTCGTGCTGATTTAGCAGTGCACTCTCTTAAAGATGTGCCCATGGTCATGCCTGAAGGTTTTGACTTGTCCTGCGTGATGGCCAGGGAAGATGCAAGGGATGCATTTGTTTCAAACGATTACGCTAGCTTAGAGGAACTTCCAAACGGTGCAATTGTAGGAACATCGAGTCTACGTCGCGAGTCAGTTTTGCGCGCTAAATTTCCACATTTAGTCATTCAACCGCTGCGCGGGAACTTAGATACCCGTATGGGCAAGTTAGATCGCGGTGAATACCAAGCCATTATTTTGGCTGCTGCGGGATTAAAGCGTCTTGGATTAGACAGTCGCATTCGTGCATATCTCCCCTATGATCCCTATACCCCAGCTGCAGGTCAAGGCGCACTCGGTATTGAGACACTCAGTAAACATCCGAGCATTAAAGATTGGCTAGCACCACTGAATGATTTGCCAACATTATTAGCTGTTTCAGCAGAGCGCATGGTCTCTCGCCAATTGGGCGGCTCATGCGAAGTACCCTTAGCAGCCCATGCCACTTGGGATCAGCAGCAAATGCATATTCGCTCTTTCGTCGCCAGTACTGATGGCAAAGCAATCTGCCTAGCAAGTGGCAACGCCAAAGTGACCTGCGTAGCAGACGCCGAAGCTTTGGGTTTAGCAGTTGCAAAAGATTTACTGGCACAGGGTGCCGCAGATCTCATTCCTAATTTCACCAAGTAA